Proteins encoded by one window of Anopheles maculipalpis chromosome 2RL, idAnoMacuDA_375_x, whole genome shotgun sequence:
- the LOC126567524 gene encoding uncharacterized protein LOC126567524 — protein MDVPQRHRRPSVSVRVVTGKRKPWSFVSQHDVARFIALVKRFPKLQTCIAPERLLLEWEKLEPVTGIAAKCMCQKWKRLCDKYRSELRREMKTPPDQSNSKWVHFERMSFVRDIELKRIRMHNGKEKLYTTDTEPESSILEANSTVPKRYDMKNQMPFAVPLNRVNVESTSPKRFVVKKPVQPCGGGSPAASCSYTQPSLPVNKLHKEAQPRKLIHMPTGHVTVLGCSEQSVLQDLQEQAERFVSMRPPVHRVPITDPLFQTAHDNDYDFLIMRIYPLLGLFPMEMKRFCYETVQQFIIRLAEVVDRLNRKTNNEPVI, from the exons ATGGACGTCCCTCAACGACATAGACGTCCCTCGGTTTCGGTGCGTGTGGTCACCGGCAAACGTAAACCCTGGAGCTTTGTCTCGCAGCATGATGTAGCGCGATTTATCGCACTGGTAAAGCGTTTTCCCAAGCTGCAAACGTGCATCGCACCAGAACGTCTCCTGCTGGAGTGGGAAAAGTTGGAGCCGGTGACGGGCATTGCTG CGAAATGCATGTGTCAGAAATGGAAACGGTTGTGCGACAAGTATCGGAGCGAGTTGCGCCGCGAGATGAAAACACCGCCAGACCAGTCCAACTCGAAATGGGTTCACTTCGAGCGGATGTCGTTCGTCCGGGACATCGAGCTGAAGCGTATCCGGATGCATAATGGCAAGGAAAAATTGTATACCACCGACACTGAGCCAGAATCTTCGATTCTAGAAGCGAATTCAACCGTTCCGAAGCGATACGATATGAAGAACCAAATGCCATTCGCTGTGCCATTGAACAGAGTCAATGTTGAGTCAACCTCACCGAAGCGATTCGTTGTGAAGAAACCCGTACAGCCCTGCGGAGGCGGATCGCCGGCTGCGTCATGCTCGTATACGCAACCTTCGCTGCCGGTGAACAAGCTACACAAAGAAGCGCAGCCCAGGAAATTGATACACATGCCGACGGGGCACGTTACGGTGTTAGGCTGCTCGGAGCAAAGCGTCCTGCAGGATTTGCAGGAGCAGGCTGAACGTTTCGTGTCAATGCGTCCCCCGGTACACCGTGTGCCCATAACGGATCCGCTTTTCCAAACGGCACACGACAATGATTACGATTTTCTTATAATGCGCATATATCCGCTGCTGGGATTGTTTCCGATGGAAATGAAGCGGTTCTGTTACGAGACTGTGCAGCAGTTCATTATACGGCTGGCTGAGGTTGTAGATCGGCTCAATCGTAAAACGAATAATGAGCCGGTGATTTAG
- the LOC126567523 gene encoding uncharacterized protein LOC126567523: MVSHVKQVSMEENTTAHLSLSSRKDESTGMGFFTYQETLHLIECVRKKPKLWHRQFLRKRASSCVTEWNDIQQHEFPSYTVNQLKVRWKTMRDCFRRELKRLESGHLTKSRWPLYEHMKFLDGQFRLKSNVRHKAPPGTVSAKRHLPSTPSKESMKVEVAENISPATGGTQASEMLDEQSGRLIIVDAEDAPGGVSEVTFCNKFRSRIRSDPLTEGENEACNERGHNTTDSQFLMSLVPFLNILPIDKNLEIRLKMLQLLANATQNMNAEERKY, from the exons ATGGTG TCGCACGTGAAGCAGGTCAGTATGGAAGAAAACACTACAGCACATCTTTCTCTGTCGTCGCGGAAGGACGAATCCACTGGGATGGGGTTTTTCACCTACCAGGAAACACTGCACCTTATTGAATGTGTTCGAAAGAAGCCAAAGCTCTGGCACCGTCAGTTCCTACGCAAACGGGCATCATCCTGCGTGACAGAATGGAATGACATCCAGCAGCATGAGTTTCCGAGTTATACTG ttaaCCAACTAAAGGTGCGCTGGAAAACGATGCGTGATTGCTTCCGGCGTGAATTGAAACGTCTCGAGTCCGGCCATCTTACCAAAAGCCGTTGGCCACTGTACGAGCACATGAAATTTCTGGATGGACAGTTTCGGCTTAAGAGCAACGTACGGCACAAAGCTCCACCAGGAACAGTTTCGGCTAAGCGGCATCTACCATCAACTCCGTCGAAAGAATCCATGAAGGTGGAAGTAGCTGAAAACATTTCGCCGGCAACCGGTGGAACACAGGCCAGCGAAATGTTAGATGAACAAAGTGGTAGATTAATCATCGTCGATGCGGAAGATGCACCGGGTGGCGTTAGTGAGGTTACGTTCTGCAATAAGTTTCGGTCGCGGATACGCTCTGACCCGCTCACGGAAGGCGAAAACGAAGCATGTAATGAACGGGGCCATAACACTACTGACAGTCAGTTTTTGATGAGTTTGGTACCATTTCTGAACATTTTGCCAATTGATAAAAACTTGGAAATTCGTCTCAAGATGTTGCAGCTGCTAGCGAATGCGACACAAAATATGAATGCAGAGGAAAGGAAGTATTAA